TCCAGCCCATCCAGGACCCATTTCCGCTTCACATTGTCTTCTACCGTACTCAAATGACTCATCTCCCTTGATTGTACCTATATATGAGTATTTGTTCATATGTTAACTTACACTTATTATATTCCCCTGAATCATACAGTGTCAATGCATTCAGCGCACAGATTGTGGCTAATTATGTACTGTGAAGAATCTGGATGCCGATGGAGTTATTTTGGACAAACTATTCTTCATCTATATAAAAAAGCTTGTAATTTGTCTGAGCTGGCCATAATATTAACATATGAGCAATCATTCATATGTTAATTGAAAAGGGGTCCTACCTAATGAACAATTCCAAAACCGATTCACATGCTCATTCGCACTCTGGAGCACACGCTGGATCACATGCTCATTCGCACTCTGGCGGGCATTCGCATTCACATTCCCACTCCCATGCACCGGATAATAAGAAAGGCTTGCTAATCGCCTTAATCATCACAGGCGGTATTATGTTCCTTGAATTCTTCGGCGGCCTGCTCACTGGGAGCCTGGCTCTTTTGTCCGACTCAGGCCATATGCTCAGCGACACCGCTTCCCTTGCCCTTAGCCTTGTGGCCATGATTATCGCGGTGAAGCCGGCCTCCTCCAAGAACTCTTACGGCTTCCACCGGTTTGAGATTATGGCGGCTTTGTTCAACGGGGTGACCCTGTTTGTAATCTCCGGATTCATTATGTATGAAGCTTTCCAGCGCTTCTCCGCCCCTCCGGTGGTAGCCAGCGGAACAATGATGCTGATTGCCAGTGTCGGACTGCTGGCCAATCTCGTCAGCGCATGGTCACTGATGCGCAAAAGCGGAGCTAAAGACAATATCAATATCCGCAGCGCTTACCTGCACGTGATCAGCGATGCTCTCGGCTCTGTTGGCGCACTGGTCGCCGGTCTGATTATGAACCTGTTCTCCTGGTATGTGGCAGACCCTATCATCAGTGTGCTGGTCGCCCTGCTCATCCTGCGCAGCGCCTGGGGTGTTATCAAGCAGGCCTTCCATATTCTTATGGAAGGAACTCCGCTTAGCATGAATGCCGAAGAGGTCGAGAAGGCGCTACTGGGAATTGAAGGGGTTCAGGATGTGCATGACCTGCATATCTGGACCATCACCTCCGGCCTGGATGCGCTCAGCGGTCATCTGCTGATCAAGGACGGGGTTAATTCGGAGCAGGTACTGCAACAAGCGCTTAAAATGGTGGAAGAGAATTTTGGCATCCAGCACACCACACTGCAGATTGAGAATTCCGCGGTGAAGCACGGTCACCTTCCGGTCTGAGGAAGAGGTGGTAAGGGAGAATGAGGGAGTCCGAGGAAAATCTAACGATTCTGTATGCCTGCCGAATGTATGCTGTTGTCCACATACATTCGGCCACTTGCCCTCACAACGACCGATTGTATGCTGTTTTCCACATATATTCCGAACACATACCCTCGCACTGGCACATATATTTGATTTATCGCACTTCATAATATAAAAGGGGCTGCCCCAAGCCGTTACCTGGCTTTGGGACAGCCCCTTTGCTATCATAACAATCTATTCATGCCGGATATGCTCATGGGTCTGCAGGAAGATCTGCTCCACATGCGCATCATTCAGCGAATAATATACGGTCTTGCCTTCCTTGCGGCGTTTCACAATCCGCAGATTGCGCAGATAGCGGAGCTGATGGGAGACTGCTGACTGTCCCATATCCAGTATGGAGGACAAGTCATGCACACACAGCTCCTGCTGGGATAACGCGTAGATCAGCCGAACTCTTGTCGGATCACCCAGTGCCTTGAACATTTCTGCCATCTTATCTGTGATCTCACGGTCCGGCAGAATCAAGGCCATAGATTCCGGTTCCAGTTCGGAACCATTACAGGTGTTGTCGCATTCTTCAAGTGCCGCTGGTTCCATGCTCCCGCCCTCCTCCATATGCTCATCCGGCATCACCGGCGCTTAATAGTATCTTCTACGATTAATTATAGAAAAAATGGCGTCCAATGTCCATGGAGAAGGGAATCTTATACCGCCTTACGCCAAAAGGCTATCAAGCCAGCACCCAGGAACAGAAGCAGGCTGCCCGACACGACAATCATCAGGCTCTCCAGCGGCAAGTTGAAGGCGCCGAACCGTTCTTCGCCGAAGGGGGACATAGCCAGCACCGGCTGCACCCATGGATAATAAGGACCGTAGGTGGAAGAATTGGCAATCAGCATGTTAGGAATGGTGAAGCAGACATTCAGCGCCAGCGGGGCGCCGAAGCTGCTCCAGCCTTGAGATATCGCCAGTTGCAGGGCAGCCAGCGGCAGGCAGGCAAACCAGCCTCCGAACAGGCTGCTCAGCAGTAGCTCCCAGGGAACTCCCCCTTCTGCCCCCCTATACCATCCCACTCCCAAAACTCCAGCAAGAAACAGCAGCTGAACCGCACCCAGCAGCGCTATAATCAAAACAAATTTGGCAAAGTATACAGAAGTCCTCGTAACCGGAAGCGCCAGGAGCTGCTTCCAGCCGCCGTCACTATGCTCATTGCGGCAGATTAAAGCGGCGAAGAGTCCAGAGAGTACCGGAAGAAACAGCAGCGCATGTACCGCTGACATTGTGCTCAGCAGAACCTGCCAGGTTATCACCCTATCCTCTTGCATGTCCGAAAGCGCACCAATCGGCAGGGAGACCAGCGGACTGAGCAGAATTAACAGCCAAGTGCGGAATCCGGTTATCTTCATGCACTCCGCAGACAATATTCGCAGAAAAGTCCGCATGTTCAGTCCACATCCTTTCGCGCGAAATGTATGGCTCCAGGCAGGATTACCAGGAGTCCAAGCAACAGGCCGGCTCCGCTGAACAGCCAAGGACGCGGATCACTCCAGGCCAAGGCCGGCCAGGAGAGCGGCATCCATTCCGTGAAGTATACACCGAACGGGCTGACCAGCGACAAGGTCAATCCCACCGATACCGGGAGGGTCTGGTTCCGGCTGGATAGAGACAGCCACAGCTGGAGTGCAATGATAGGCATGGCGGCAGCATACGCGGCGAAGCCCATCCGCAGGACATCCGTTAGCGGTATCGGCTGAGTACCGAATCCGAGCAACAGCCCGAGAATCACGGTTCCCGCCGACAGCAGCAGGCAGGATACGATAAGCAGCAGCAGGCAGAGCAGCAGCTTCGCCATAAACACAGCCGTACGGGAGACAGGCAGCGCCAGAAGCTGCTTCCAGGCGCTGGTCTGATGCTCGACATTCGCAATCAGAGAGCAGATCAGTGTGCCCCCAAGATAGAGGGCAATCGGTACGAAGGGTATGACCTCACTGAGCAGGCCACCCCACAGGTCCTCCCGGTACTGCCCGCGAAGATAGTCATAGCGGAGGCCGAAATTCAGCCCCTGCATGGCGATGAGGCCCAGCGGGCCAAGGAAGGCGAGGAACCATATGCCTTTGCCGCGGATCTTAAGCCAGTCCGCCGACAGCGCACGCCACATCATAGCCCCCCTCCCCCAACCACCTGCAGGAAGAATTCCTCCAGAGATTGCCTGTGCTCCTCTACCCTGTAGATCGCATGGCCCTCTTCAACCAGCTCTTTGACCAGCAGCGATACTCGCGCATCACTCATCCGGGGCAGGACCAGCCGGCCCTCCTGCAGCTCGCCGCCGCAGCCGCGCCGCACCGCCGTCATCAGCGCAGTCTCCGGCTCAGATAACGCCAGACGCAGATGGCCGGCCGCCTGCTGCTGGAGATGGGCAATGGTATCCTGATAGACCATCTGTCCCTCCCGGATAATGCCGACCGTACCGGCCATCTGCTCAATCTCACTCAGCAGATGGCTGGATACCAGCACTGTAATCCCCTGCTCTCCAGGCAGCCGCTTAATCAGAGAGCGGATCTCCTGTATGCCTGACGGGTCCAGTCCGTTGGTCGGCTCATCGAGAATCAGCAGCTCCGGGCTGCCCAGCAGGGCTGCCGCAATCCCCAGCCGCTGCTTCATGCCCAGCGAGAAGCCCTTGACCGGCCGCGTCTCCTCCCCGGTAAGCGAGACGATCTCCAGCACCTCGGCAATGCGCACCTTGGGCACACCCAGAATACGTCGGATCGCCTCCAGATTGTCCCATGCACTCAGATGCCCGTAGTAGGACGGCGATTCCACCAGCGAGCCTACCTTGCGCAGAATCTGCATCCGGTTCGCACGCAGCTCCTTGCCGAAGATTTCAATGCTGCCGGAGGTCGGCTTGATCAGACCGAGCAGCATGCGGATAGTTGTTGTTTTGCCGGCACCGTTCGGTCCGAGGAAGCCGTAGATTTCCCCTTTTGTAATATTGAGATTCAGGTTCTTCACAGCCGCACGGCCGCGGTATTCCTTAAGCAGATTTCTTGTCTCTATTACTGTATCCTTCATTCTCTTCACCTCGGTAACAGCATAACGCCCCAAGGTTAAAAGCACGGAAGCAGCAAGTTTAAATTTTGTTTAAATTGTTCAGGCGTCCCGCTTCCAGATCCTAACCTCGGTCCCCTTCACCGTGCTCTCCATGCTCCATTCCAGGTCCATCCGCTTCAGCAGCAAATCGACAATCGACAGGCCCAGGCCGGCTCCTGCGAAGCCCGAGCTCTGCGCAAGGCCGCCGCCGTGATCCGAGATGATAATCACCCGGTTGCCCTCACGGATCTCCGTAAGTATTCCTACATATAATCCGCTGCGTGCATGACGCAGAATGTTCTGGAACAGATTATCTAGCACTCTGCGGAACCAGCTGTCATCGATCTCCCAATACAGCGGCGCAGCCTCCAGATCAATATCGATCCGATACCCCTCCTTCTCCCACACCGGATACCAGGCGGCGGCGCTCTCCCGCACCAGTCTCAGCACATCCCGGCGCTCTAGATGCAGCGCAATGCGTCCGCTGTTCAGCAAATTGTAGGACAGCAGGTTCTCAATCAGGATGCTCAGGCTCTCGATCCGCTGATCCATCAGCTCAAGGGAGGACTGGCCGCGCGGTGACAACGGCTCCTTGCCCAGTACATGGAGGTGGCTGCGAATAACGGTAAGCGGAGTCCGCAAATCATGCGACAGATCAGCGACCAGCCGCTTACGCAGCGCCTCTTCTTCCGCCTCTCTGGCACGGCCTGCCTTAAGCTCCGTGACCATGGTATTGAAGGCTTCCTCCAGATGCCCGATCTCATCCGGCTTCCCCGGCGGAACAATCTGCGGCAAGCCCTCCTGCCCGGTGAAGACCATAGCGGTCTGCAGGCGCAGCAGCCTTCTGCGGATCATGATGAAGAAGAGCCAGGAGCTGGTGATGAACAGAAGGAAGAACACCAGCATGGCAATCGAATACCACTTATCCAGTCCTGCCGCATATTTACTCTCCGTAATATCCTCAGGAATCTGCATAACCATGAAGCCCTCTGCGGCCTCTGCCCGGTCTCCTATAAAAGCAACAATCGCCAGCGGCTTCAGCGCCGTACTGTCCTTCATGAAGGATACCGCTTCAGCGGCACTCCACTGGGCGGGAATAGCCGGCGTCTCTCCCGTCAAGAGCAGCGGCGGTCCTGAAGGCTCTGTCACCAGCTGTGTTAATCCCGCAGGATCGACCCAGAATATTCTCGACAGCGGATAGGCTTCGCTTAAGGCCGACAGCCGCAGGGTGATATCCGCAGGAGACTGGTCAAGGAGCTTGCGGGCTTCCTCATGCCACATCATCTCCAGCTTATCTATACTGGAATACTGCTTATACTCCTTGGGTGGACTTGTATGAGTAATCCCACCGAAGATGCTGTACACTGCAATCGTCAGCGGAATAACAACCGGCACGAACAGCAGTGCAGCTACAATAATCAGCAGATAGCGAAAAAGCAGCGAACGGTGCAGCAGCTGGAAACGCCCTGTCCCCTTCACCCTCTCACCCGGTAGCCGATCCCCCGGACCGTCTCAATAATCTCCGGCGCGGCCGGATCAAGCTCCAGCTTCTCGCGCAGATAACGGATATGTACCATCAGCGTCTTGTCGCCTTCAATATAACTCTCCCCCCAGACCGCCTCATAGATCTGCTCCTTGGTCAGAATCTGGCCCAGATGCCGCAGCAGATAAGAGAAGATCTGAAACTGCTTGCCGGTAAGCATAATCTCCCGTCCGGTCGCAGCTTCCGTGACCACACTGCTTCCCGGTCTGACAACCAGATGCTTAAGCATGAGCGGAGCAGGCGCGGCAGCGCCGCTTCTTCTCAGCAGAACCTCGATTCTCGCTGCCAGCTCATCGGGATGAAACGGCTTGGTCAGATAATCATCGGCGAAGTCCAGCCCCTGAAGCTTATCGTCAATGGAGGTGCGCGCCGAGAGCATCAGAACCGGCAGCTCCGGATACGCCCGCTTCAGCCGCTGGCCGACGGTGAAGCCATCCAGCCCCGGCAGCATCACATCCAGAATCGCAAGCTGGCAGCCCTCTGCGGCTTCAAGTGCCCCGTCTCCGCTCTCCAGCCAGCGCACCGCATATTCCCGTTCCCTTAGATCAGCCGCTACGACACTGCCGATCTCCCGGTCGTCTTCTACGTACAATAGGGTTACACTCACGTTGGTTAACCGTCCTTTCTTTCTTCGAATGGCAAAACAAATCCCCGGATACCGGCAGTCTTGAGGCCTGCCGGTATCCGGGGAGAATGATCCTTGCTGTTCAGGCCGTAATTCCAAACCGTCCCGGCGGCTTCTCCTCCGGCAGCCCGAACAGATAGCCTTGTCCCAGGTCCATACCGAGATCGCGGCAGACCAGGAATTCCTCACGGCGTTCAATGCCTTCAGCCAGCAGGCTTGCACCGAATTCGCCAGCCCTGGAGATAATCTCTCTAAGCATCCGCTGCTTCCCCTCATCCCGGTCACAGAAGCTGATCAGACTACGGTCAACCTTGACATAATCCGGCTGGAGGCTGGACATCAGCTCAACCGTAGAGTAGCCCGCGCCTACATCATCCAGTGCAACCCGCATCCCCTGCTGGCGGTATTCGGCGAAGATAGCGCGCAGATGTGCAATATCGCTGATCTGCTCCGTCTCCACTACTTCAAATACATAATCCTCCGGGTTCTGGTCCAGCCTCCGGATCGCCTCGAAGGTATGAGTAAGACAATACTTGGGATTATAAATAGAAGAGGGCAGGAAATTAATGAACCGCTTGATGCCCTTGGGCAGCAGCTTACTGCCGGTCTCTATCGCCGAGATCCGGGCGGCCCGGTCAAGGAAGGAATGAAACCCTGTCCGCCGGGCAATCTCAAACAGCTCATAGGGCTGAAAATAACTGCCCTGGGGCAGCGGGCGCAGCAGAAATTCAAAGCCGACAATCTCCTCGCTGAAATTCACAATCGGCTGCATGTGGCTGCAAAAGTCATGGCTCATAATGATGGACACCAGATTCTCGTTAGCGAAGCGGACCTTCAGCTGATCGAAGGTTAGCCACCGTTCCAGAGCCGCATGGTTACCAATGCTCTTAACGCATACGGATAAGGAGTCTGCTATGTCCTTAGCCTTCACCAGCCATTCTATAAGCTCCATCAGCTCTTCCTTACGATGATATGGAATGATACAGGTGTTGCTTGTCTCAAATACTTCATAATCGGCATTCCGGATGGCAGCAGCCAGCGGATCAGAGCAGGGGCGGAGCTTCAGCTCCCCTTGATCCTCTATCGGGTCGATGTCAGCACAATCAACACAGTTCATGGCAATTTCCTCCGCCTCATGATGTCGATAACCTGAGGTCATTATAGCATGATTCCTCCGGCACCATCAGGAAAGAAGCCGCAAAAAGAGCCCCTTATGAACCATGAAGGTCCGTAAGAGGCCCGGGTTGCCGGAGTATGCACTACTTAGGCTTAGGCGGGAGATTCACCCGTTCCCGGCCACCACAATCCTTTTACTGGAGACAGCCGATTAAGACTGCCATACCCCGTGCTCACCGTTCTTGCCCATATATTCAATCCGTGAAGGTGACAGCTCAAGAATGACATAATCAGGATCATCCGGTCCCTTGAACCATTTCTCCAAGGACTCATTCCATACCTTAGAGCGCAAGCTGTCATCCTTCGTCACAGCAACCGTTGCTTCAATCTCCAGTACATCCTTGCCGCCGCCCTGCTCATAACCGAGCAAGAGACAAGCATTCGGATTATCCTGAAGCTCTTCTACCTTATGAGTCTTGCGGTTAGTTGCCAGATAGATGGACAGCCCGTCATGAAATACTGCCATGTAACGCACCTTAGGCTTGTTACCGGCCTCAATCGTGCCGAAGGAACCGAACCTGTTGTCGTCCAGCACCTGTATGATTGTTTTCTCCAGCTCTTTGTTATCCATTGACGTCACAGCTCCCTTCAAAATTCATGTGAATATAAGTTTATATATTCACGTCCGCGGTTTGGATTTATGATTAACCTGTGCCTAATATAGTGTACCCTTCCCGTTCATTCTGAATCCCGCATTCTGTTCATAAATTGATTCATAAGGAGTCTTATCCTTGAAAAAACTAATCTGGATCGGCTGTCTCTCCTATTTCGTAATCGGCCTCGCCCATGTTGTGCTAGGCTCCATTCTGCCAGTGCTGCTCCAGCATTATGACCGCAGCTACAGTGCAGGGGGCGAGCTGATCTTCAGCCAGTTCGCGGGCTTCCTGGCCGGCGTACTGGTCTCGCCGCTGCTGAACCGGCGGTTCGGCAAACGCGGCGGCATTCTGATTGCCACCGGCCTGCTGCTCTGTGCCGAGATTGCTTACGCCTTCCTCCCGCCCTGGGGCTGGATGTACGTAATTGCCGTAGCCGCAGGGTTCGGCTTCGGGATGATCGAAGCCGTCATCGGCACGATTATTATAGCCGCAGTCACCGAAGGAACGGCGGTTGCCATGAGCCGGCTGGAGGTGCTGTTCGGTGTCGGGGCGCTGCTCATGCCGCTGGCGGCCAGTCCGCTGATTGCCGCAGGGCAGTGGAGGCTGGCCTTCCTGATCGTTGCCGCCTGCTCCCTCCTCTCGCTGCTCTTCTGGGCGAAGAGCAGATTCGGCCCGCTGGACAGCGCGCTGAATGAGCGGCCTGCCCGCCCTGACCGCGCTGCGGCAGCGGGAACCACCAGAAGATTGTCCTTGCCCTACAAGGGCAAGCAATGGGTGGTGCTTGGCTTGTTCATTCTGTTCTTCTTTCTCTATGTAGGCACTGAGATGAGCCTGGTGAATTTCATGCCGGCGATCTTCATCGCGAAGCTGGGCATGAGCGAGGCCGCGGCTGCGCTCACGGTGACCTTCTTCTGGCTTGCCATGTCGGCAGGCAGACTGTTCGCCGGTGTCATCGCAGAGAAGATCTCCTACCGCATCTATGTGCTCGTCAGCTGCTTTGCCGCTTTGCTGCTGCTTATTATTTTCCCGTTCGCCGGTCACCGGCTTGCCGCCTTTGCCATCATCCTGCTGCTTGGCCTGTTCATGTCCGGCATCTTCTCCATCGCGCTGGTCTTCTCCAGCAAGCTGCTGCCCGGCGCGGAAGAATCCACGCCCAGCATTATGATCGCCTCCGGAGGAATTGGCGGCGCAGTACTGCCGCTGCTGACCGGCTGGTCCATGGATCATCTGCAGATCGCCCAGACCTCAGGACTTTTGGCCGCTTTTGCCGCGCTGTTATTCGTGCTGAGCGTAACCGCCTGGAGAATCGGGTAATTGTAAACTACAAGGTCCATATTCTGTAAATAAGGATGGAACCCACCCATGGCTATACCGCATTCCGA
The sequence above is a segment of the Paenibacillus sp. FSL R7-0204 genome. Coding sequences within it:
- a CDS encoding cation diffusion facilitator family transporter; its protein translation is MNNSKTDSHAHSHSGAHAGSHAHSHSGGHSHSHSHSHAPDNKKGLLIALIITGGIMFLEFFGGLLTGSLALLSDSGHMLSDTASLALSLVAMIIAVKPASSKNSYGFHRFEIMAALFNGVTLFVISGFIMYEAFQRFSAPPVVASGTMMLIASVGLLANLVSAWSLMRKSGAKDNINIRSAYLHVISDALGSVGALVAGLIMNLFSWYVADPIISVLVALLILRSAWGVIKQAFHILMEGTPLSMNAEEVEKALLGIEGVQDVHDLHIWTITSGLDALSGHLLIKDGVNSEQVLQQALKMVEENFGIQHTTLQIENSAVKHGHLPV
- a CDS encoding ArsR/SmtB family transcription factor, with translation MEPAALEECDNTCNGSELEPESMALILPDREITDKMAEMFKALGDPTRVRLIYALSQQELCVHDLSSILDMGQSAVSHQLRYLRNLRIVKRRKEGKTVYYSLNDAHVEQIFLQTHEHIRHE
- a CDS encoding ABC transporter permease — protein: MRTFLRILSAECMKITGFRTWLLILLSPLVSLPIGALSDMQEDRVITWQVLLSTMSAVHALLFLPVLSGLFAALICRNEHSDGGWKQLLALPVTRTSVYFAKFVLIIALLGAVQLLFLAGVLGVGWYRGAEGGVPWELLLSSLFGGWFACLPLAALQLAISQGWSSFGAPLALNVCFTIPNMLIANSSTYGPYYPWVQPVLAMSPFGEERFGAFNLPLESLMIVVSGSLLLFLGAGLIAFWRKAV
- a CDS encoding ABC transporter permease, producing the protein MMWRALSADWLKIRGKGIWFLAFLGPLGLIAMQGLNFGLRYDYLRGQYREDLWGGLLSEVIPFVPIALYLGGTLICSLIANVEHQTSAWKQLLALPVSRTAVFMAKLLLCLLLLIVSCLLLSAGTVILGLLLGFGTQPIPLTDVLRMGFAAYAAAMPIIALQLWLSLSSRNQTLPVSVGLTLSLVSPFGVYFTEWMPLSWPALAWSDPRPWLFSGAGLLLGLLVILPGAIHFARKDVD
- a CDS encoding ABC transporter ATP-binding protein yields the protein MKDTVIETRNLLKEYRGRAAVKNLNLNITKGEIYGFLGPNGAGKTTTIRMLLGLIKPTSGSIEIFGKELRANRMQILRKVGSLVESPSYYGHLSAWDNLEAIRRILGVPKVRIAEVLEIVSLTGEETRPVKGFSLGMKQRLGIAAALLGSPELLILDEPTNGLDPSGIQEIRSLIKRLPGEQGITVLVSSHLLSEIEQMAGTVGIIREGQMVYQDTIAHLQQQAAGHLRLALSEPETALMTAVRRGCGGELQEGRLVLPRMSDARVSLLVKELVEEGHAIYRVEEHRQSLEEFFLQVVGGGGL
- a CDS encoding sensor histidine kinase; the encoded protein is MKGTGRFQLLHRSLLFRYLLIIVAALLFVPVVIPLTIAVYSIFGGITHTSPPKEYKQYSSIDKLEMMWHEEARKLLDQSPADITLRLSALSEAYPLSRIFWVDPAGLTQLVTEPSGPPLLLTGETPAIPAQWSAAEAVSFMKDSTALKPLAIVAFIGDRAEAAEGFMVMQIPEDITESKYAAGLDKWYSIAMLVFFLLFITSSWLFFIMIRRRLLRLQTAMVFTGQEGLPQIVPPGKPDEIGHLEEAFNTMVTELKAGRAREAEEEALRKRLVADLSHDLRTPLTVIRSHLHVLGKEPLSPRGQSSLELMDQRIESLSILIENLLSYNLLNSGRIALHLERRDVLRLVRESAAAWYPVWEKEGYRIDIDLEAAPLYWEIDDSWFRRVLDNLFQNILRHARSGLYVGILTEIREGNRVIIISDHGGGLAQSSGFAGAGLGLSIVDLLLKRMDLEWSMESTVKGTEVRIWKRDA
- a CDS encoding response regulator transcription factor; the encoded protein is MSVTLLYVEDDREIGSVVAADLREREYAVRWLESGDGALEAAEGCQLAILDVMLPGLDGFTVGQRLKRAYPELPVLMLSARTSIDDKLQGLDFADDYLTKPFHPDELAARIEVLLRRSGAAAPAPLMLKHLVVRPGSSVVTEAATGREIMLTGKQFQIFSYLLRHLGQILTKEQIYEAVWGESYIEGDKTLMVHIRYLREKLELDPAAPEIIETVRGIGYRVRG
- a CDS encoding EAL domain-containing protein, which codes for MNCVDCADIDPIEDQGELKLRPCSDPLAAAIRNADYEVFETSNTCIIPYHRKEELMELIEWLVKAKDIADSLSVCVKSIGNHAALERWLTFDQLKVRFANENLVSIIMSHDFCSHMQPIVNFSEEIVGFEFLLRPLPQGSYFQPYELFEIARRTGFHSFLDRAARISAIETGSKLLPKGIKRFINFLPSSIYNPKYCLTHTFEAIRRLDQNPEDYVFEVVETEQISDIAHLRAIFAEYRQQGMRVALDDVGAGYSTVELMSSLQPDYVKVDRSLISFCDRDEGKQRMLREIISRAGEFGASLLAEGIERREEFLVCRDLGMDLGQGYLFGLPEEKPPGRFGITA
- a CDS encoding pyridoxamine 5'-phosphate oxidase family protein; translated protein: MDNKELEKTIIQVLDDNRFGSFGTIEAGNKPKVRYMAVFHDGLSIYLATNRKTHKVEELQDNPNACLLLGYEQGGGKDVLEIEATVAVTKDDSLRSKVWNESLEKWFKGPDDPDYVILELSPSRIEYMGKNGEHGVWQS
- a CDS encoding MFS transporter encodes the protein MKKLIWIGCLSYFVIGLAHVVLGSILPVLLQHYDRSYSAGGELIFSQFAGFLAGVLVSPLLNRRFGKRGGILIATGLLLCAEIAYAFLPPWGWMYVIAVAAGFGFGMIEAVIGTIIIAAVTEGTAVAMSRLEVLFGVGALLMPLAASPLIAAGQWRLAFLIVAACSLLSLLFWAKSRFGPLDSALNERPARPDRAAAAGTTRRLSLPYKGKQWVVLGLFILFFFLYVGTEMSLVNFMPAIFIAKLGMSEAAAALTVTFFWLAMSAGRLFAGVIAEKISYRIYVLVSCFAALLLLIIFPFAGHRLAAFAIILLLGLFMSGIFSIALVFSSKLLPGAEESTPSIMIASGGIGGAVLPLLTGWSMDHLQIAQTSGLLAAFAALLFVLSVTAWRIG